One region of Nitrospinaceae bacterium genomic DNA includes:
- a CDS encoding Trk system potassium transporter TrkH, whose protein sequence is MNIKAIFNVVGALLVLLSGLLLIPIAISLHYKTPALPNYLDPLQAFSLTLAASLLTGLALWKFLPSGVEKLRDREGFAIVTFSWVGISFFGSLPFVLTGVCPEFIDAFFESMSGFTTTGASVLTDIDTAPKEILFWRNLTQWVGGMGIIMLSLAIFPMLGIGSSHLFKAEIPGGSTVERMQPRLAETAKMLWKTYIVLTLLEIMFLLLGGVSLFDAVCHTFSTVATGGFSPHNESVGYFESSYVQSVIILFMFLGGINFALHYQLVTQNFSAVVNNPEFRGYCSMIIICILFATWGLIETATEPDAGKALQKAAFTVVSINSTTGFVTDDFSLWPDFLQVLILGIMIVGGCSGSTSGSLKVIRFIILFKVILREFQKLMHPRAIFHVKVGGKTIEPDHLTNVVALTFLFLGLSGLSCILLSFMGMDLTTSLSASVATLFNIGPGLGMVGPMGNYADLPTLGKVISITWMLMGRLEIFGVILIFMPTNWNK, encoded by the coding sequence ATGAACATCAAAGCGATATTCAACGTTGTCGGCGCCCTGCTGGTCCTGCTCTCCGGCCTGCTGTTGATTCCTATCGCAATCTCACTGCATTATAAAACCCCCGCTCTTCCAAATTATCTAGACCCCCTGCAGGCGTTTTCGTTGACGCTGGCCGCTTCTCTTTTGACAGGACTTGCCTTATGGAAATTTCTTCCCTCTGGCGTTGAAAAACTAAGAGACCGGGAAGGCTTTGCCATTGTCACGTTTTCCTGGGTGGGGATTTCTTTTTTTGGCTCTCTACCCTTTGTCCTGACCGGAGTCTGTCCTGAGTTCATTGACGCTTTTTTTGAAAGCATGAGCGGCTTCACGACAACCGGCGCTTCGGTACTGACTGACATCGACACCGCTCCCAAGGAAATTCTGTTTTGGAGGAATTTGACGCAATGGGTCGGCGGCATGGGAATCATCATGCTGTCCCTCGCCATATTTCCCATGTTGGGCATCGGCAGTTCCCATCTGTTCAAAGCCGAGATTCCAGGGGGGAGCACGGTTGAAAGGATGCAACCGCGATTGGCAGAAACAGCGAAGATGCTGTGGAAAACTTATATCGTACTCACCCTGCTGGAAATCATGTTTCTCCTGCTGGGAGGGGTCAGTCTATTCGATGCCGTCTGCCATACGTTTTCCACGGTCGCAACCGGAGGGTTCTCCCCGCACAATGAAAGCGTCGGATACTTCGAGAGCAGTTACGTCCAATCGGTCATCATTCTTTTCATGTTTCTGGGGGGAATCAATTTTGCGCTGCATTACCAGCTGGTGACGCAGAATTTCAGCGCTGTCGTGAACAATCCGGAGTTTCGCGGGTATTGCTCAATGATCATCATTTGCATCCTGTTCGCTACCTGGGGATTGATAGAAACCGCCACCGAACCGGATGCCGGAAAGGCATTACAAAAAGCCGCGTTCACGGTGGTTTCCATCAACTCAACGACTGGGTTCGTCACCGACGATTTCAGCCTGTGGCCGGATTTTCTTCAGGTTCTGATCCTTGGCATCATGATCGTTGGCGGATGCTCAGGGTCCACCAGCGGATCGTTGAAAGTCATCCGCTTCATCATTTTGTTTAAAGTGATCTTGAGGGAATTTCAAAAACTGATGCACCCGAGAGCCATATTCCACGTCAAGGTGGGAGGAAAAACCATAGAACCGGATCACCTGACCAACGTCGTTGCATTGACGTTTCTGTTTTTAGGGCTCTCCGGCCTGAGCTGCATCCTGCTTTCCTTCATGGGGATGGATTTAACCACTTCTTTGTCCGCGTCGGTCGCAACCCTCTTTAATATCGGCCCCGGTCTTGGCATGGTCGGCCCTATGGGCAATTACGCCGACCTTCCCACCCTGGGAAAGGTCATCTCCATCACATGGATGTTGATGGGACGGTTGGAAATTTTTGGCGTCATACTGATTTTCATGCCCACCAACTGGAACAAATAA